In Candidatus Sulfurimonas marisnigri, a single genomic region encodes these proteins:
- the rpiB gene encoding ribose 5-phosphate isomerase B, with protein MKFYIATDHAGIDLKDYTVELLKEKGHEVADLGPFSKDRVDYPDYAVKVSEAVLAESDSQGILICGSGIGMSMAANRHSGIRAALCHDAYTATVARGHNDANILCFGERIIGRGVCESILDAWIASSFDGGRHSGRVEKIEAINS; from the coding sequence ATGAAATTTTATATCGCTACAGACCACGCTGGAATTGATTTAAAAGATTACACAGTTGAACTGCTTAAAGAAAAAGGGCACGAAGTTGCAGACTTAGGTCCTTTCTCAAAAGATAGAGTTGACTATCCTGACTATGCAGTTAAAGTCTCAGAAGCTGTGTTGGCAGAGAGTGATTCACAAGGGATTCTTATATGTGGCTCAGGTATCGGTATGAGTATGGCGGCGAATAGACACTCAGGAATACGAGCGGCTCTTTGCCACGATGCTTACACTGCAACTGTTGCTCGTGGACACAATGATGCAAATATTCTCTGCTTTGGCGAAAGAATTATAGGTCGCGGTGTGTGTGAGTCTATCCTTGATGCTTGGATAGCTAGTAGTTTTGATGGTGGTAGACACTCTGGTCGAGTAGAAAAAATAGAAGCAATAAACTCTTAA
- the trpB gene encoding tryptophan synthase subunit beta: MYIPSASKYDPDENGHFGIFGGRYVPETLMPSLLKLKGEYESIRFDKKFWGEVDYYLKDYVGRPSPLYFAENISNELGAKIYIKREDLNHTGAHKVNNVIAQGLMAKRLGYKKIIAETGAGQHGVATATICALLDLECEVFMGAKDVQRQELNVFRMKLLGAKVNSVESGSRTLKDAMNEAIRHWVTNARDTFYIIGTVAGPHPYPMMVRDFQAIIGYEARAQILEKENRLPDHVIACIGGGSNAIGMFQHFLEDEEVECIGIEAGGLGIETDKHGCSLKKGRPGVLHGQMSYTLQDEDGQILEAHSISAGLDYPGIGPEHSFHSDNKSVSYDNVTDQEALDAFVWLSRKEGIIPAFESAHAVAYLKKLPNIKDKLIILNLSGRGDKDMIQAKDILHFD; the protein is encoded by the coding sequence ATGTATATACCATCGGCTTCTAAATACGACCCAGATGAAAATGGACATTTTGGTATCTTTGGTGGTAGATATGTTCCTGAAACGCTTATGCCATCACTATTAAAGCTTAAAGGTGAGTATGAATCTATACGCTTTGATAAAAAGTTTTGGGGTGAAGTAGACTACTATCTAAAAGATTATGTAGGTCGCCCTTCCCCACTATATTTTGCTGAAAATATTTCAAATGAACTTGGTGCAAAAATCTATATTAAAAGAGAAGATTTAAACCATACCGGTGCACATAAAGTAAACAATGTAATAGCTCAGGGGCTAATGGCAAAAAGACTCGGTTATAAAAAAATTATAGCCGAAACTGGTGCTGGACAACATGGCGTTGCAACTGCAACCATTTGTGCACTCTTGGATTTAGAGTGTGAAGTTTTTATGGGTGCAAAAGATGTGCAAAGACAAGAGCTTAATGTTTTTAGAATGAAACTTCTTGGCGCTAAAGTAAACTCTGTTGAGAGTGGCTCGCGTACACTAAAAGACGCAATGAATGAAGCAATCCGTCATTGGGTAACAAATGCAAGAGACACTTTTTACATTATTGGAACCGTAGCCGGTCCTCATCCATACCCGATGATGGTTAGAGATTTTCAAGCTATTATAGGTTATGAAGCAAGAGCACAGATACTTGAAAAAGAGAATCGTCTGCCAGATCATGTAATAGCTTGTATTGGCGGTGGTTCTAATGCAATAGGGATGTTTCAGCATTTTTTAGAAGATGAAGAAGTTGAATGTATAGGTATTGAAGCCGGTGGGCTTGGGATAGAAACAGATAAACATGGTTGCTCACTTAAAAAAGGTCGTCCAGGTGTTTTACATGGTCAAATGAGCTATACACTCCAAGATGAAGATGGTCAAATATTAGAAGCGCACTCTATATCAGCTGGGCTTGACTATCCAGGTATTGGACCTGAGCACTCTTTTCATAGTGACAATAAATCTGTAAGCTATGATAATGTAACCGACCAAGAAGCACTTGATGCTTTTGTATGGTTATCTAGAAAAGAGGGAATTATTCCGGCATTTGAAAGTGCTCATGCTGTAGCTTATCTTAAAAAACTACCAAATATAAAAGATAAACTAATCATCTTAAACCTTTCCGGCCGTGGTGATAAAGATATGATTCAAGCTAAAGATATTCTTCACTTTGATTAA
- a CDS encoding gamma-glutamylcyclotransferase family protein gives MRNIKIFSYGTLQKSKFSRNREKKEATLTGMYEIMEGDFPLLVDTHRGKNIINGVLFEVTQDEINEIDDYESLPHLFKREEKTIILTDGTKETAWVYLLND, from the coding sequence ATGAGAAATATTAAAATATTTAGTTATGGAACACTACAAAAGAGTAAATTTAGTAGGAATAGAGAGAAAAAAGAAGCAACACTTACTGGTATGTATGAGATTATGGAAGGTGATTTTCCATTATTAGTAGATACACATAGAGGAAAAAATATAATAAATGGTGTTTTATTTGAAGTTACACAAGATGAGATAAATGAAATAGATGATTATGAAAGTTTACCACATCTATTTAAAAGAGAAGAAAAAACGATTATATTGACAGACGGTACTAAAGAAACAGCATGGGTTTATTTGCTAAATGATTAA
- a CDS encoding ChaN family lipoprotein produces MQLILTLFLSIVFFGCTEPSTPKQLYHSLNCKESIYSLKSAECINHEEFIETLESYKVIFIGDHHSSKKHHENVADIIYSLSKKGYRIHLANEWFTPEDNNILDKYANGSLNDEEFTKKINWKTRKYFQFDLFSPIYHAVIDTKGKLYGINLSKKQRKLISTVNTTGMNRNEKIFFNTLDVDVLVHKTFLSPFFSHCHKAKNGESNQECINRMYSVQVAWDTKMAKESAKLANDVLRTNRDKLIVFAGEMHLINNIGVNLRFARESKIPFVTLLPQRKEYSNILHGKADFVYIYKQYEEASKIEAKLIQGI; encoded by the coding sequence ATGCAATTAATTTTAACATTATTTTTATCTATAGTATTTTTCGGCTGTACTGAACCAAGCACTCCAAAGCAACTTTATCATTCTCTAAATTGCAAAGAAAGTATCTATTCATTAAAAAGTGCCGAATGCATAAATCATGAAGAGTTTATTGAGACACTTGAATCTTATAAAGTTATATTTATAGGAGATCATCATAGTAGTAAAAAACACCATGAGAACGTTGCGGACATCATATACAGTTTATCTAAAAAAGGATATCGTATTCATCTTGCAAATGAGTGGTTCACACCAGAAGATAATAATATCTTAGATAAATATGCAAATGGATCACTAAACGATGAAGAGTTTACCAAAAAAATAAACTGGAAAACAAGAAAATATTTTCAATTTGACCTTTTCTCACCTATATATCATGCAGTTATAGATACTAAAGGAAAACTTTATGGTATTAATCTATCAAAAAAACAACGTAAACTTATTTCAACTGTAAACACTACTGGTATGAACAGGAATGAAAAAATATTTTTCAACACTCTAGATGTAGATGTATTAGTTCATAAAACATTTCTTTCACCATTTTTTAGCCATTGTCATAAAGCAAAAAATGGAGAAAGTAATCAAGAGTGCATAAACAGAATGTACAGCGTTCAGGTTGCTTGGGATACAAAGATGGCTAAAGAGAGTGCCAAACTTGCTAATGATGTGTTACGAACTAATAGGGACAAACTTATTGTTTTTGCAGGGGAAATGCACCTAATTAATAATATTGGTGTAAACTTACGCTTTGCAAGAGAGTCTAAAATACCTTTTGTAACACTACTTCCTCAACGCAAAGAATATAGCAATATTCTACATGGAAAAGCTGATTTTGTTTACATATATAAACAATACGAAGAAGCAAGCAAGATAGAAGCTAAGTTAATTCAAGGAATTTAA
- a CDS encoding adenine phosphoribosyltransferase, with protein sequence MTLSNIERKIIENSIRDIKDFPKPGIVFKDITTLLNDKEAYGVLMNHLYQRYKEYNLDYIAGIDARGFIFGAALAQMLRVGFVPIRKKGKLPYTTISEKYSLEYGVDEVEIHIDAFSSIENARVLLIDDLIATGGTANAAATLVKQAGAQCIEACFIIALSFLDGVENLESKTDVYSLIEVN encoded by the coding sequence ATGACACTAAGCAATATTGAGAGAAAAATAATTGAAAACTCCATAAGGGATATAAAGGACTTTCCAAAACCTGGAATTGTTTTTAAGGATATCACAACTTTGTTAAATGACAAAGAAGCTTACGGTGTCTTAATGAACCATCTTTATCAAAGATATAAAGAGTACAACTTAGACTATATTGCTGGTATTGATGCAAGAGGTTTTATATTTGGTGCAGCACTCGCACAGATGCTTAGAGTTGGTTTTGTACCTATTCGTAAAAAAGGAAAACTACCATACACTACAATCAGTGAGAAGTATTCATTAGAGTATGGAGTAGATGAAGTTGAAATACATATTGATGCTTTTAGTAGTATAGAAAATGCAAGAGTTCTTCTTATTGATGACCTAATAGCTACCGGAGGAACTGCAAATGCTGCTGCTACGCTTGTTAAACAAGCAGGTGCGCAGTGCATTGAAGCTTGTTTTATAATTGCTCTAAGTTTCTTAGATGGAGTGGAAAACCTAGAAAGTAAAACTGATGTTTACTCACTGATAGAGGTTAACTAA
- a CDS encoding leucyl aminopeptidase produces MNIQLLNKNITDIEAQVIVTFLTKDELKEHKEFTLLNNAGFTAEQDSKCFLYEKATIYCGIDSKNSDDVRSASAVMIKALKASNYTSAKLDVVSIATITAIVEGVVLGGYEFNQYKSKPKKTTLENISLCCNDSNFEIMQKTFKEALIVANATCFTRDIVNTAPQEMHPQSMVELAKKLASDNSLECDILQEKELEEEDMGAMLAVGRASVHGSALIHLSYKPANPKKIISLVGKGLTYDSGGLSLKPATSMVTMKMDKAGACAVMGMIKAASELKLDVEIHAFIGAVENMVGGNAYKPDDILVSRSGTTIEVRNTDAEGRLVLADVLTYAQDKVKADYIFDFATLTGACMVALGQYTTGIMGHSKKVKHDFLKAGTKSGELVGSLPFNRHLKKLLKSEIADISNVSSKPYGGAITAGLFLDKFIQDDMKDKWMHFDIAGSAYTEAPWDCNVHGATGAGVRMVSHYLKNI; encoded by the coding sequence ATGAATATTCAATTATTAAACAAAAATATTACTGATATTGAAGCTCAAGTAATAGTTACATTTTTAACAAAAGATGAGTTAAAAGAGCATAAAGAATTTACACTATTAAATAATGCAGGGTTTACAGCGGAGCAGGATTCCAAATGTTTTTTATATGAGAAGGCTACCATATATTGCGGAATTGATAGTAAAAACAGCGATGATGTAAGAAGTGCAAGTGCAGTGATGATTAAAGCACTAAAAGCATCAAACTACACAAGTGCTAAATTAGATGTTGTTTCTATTGCTACCATAACTGCAATCGTTGAAGGCGTAGTTTTAGGTGGGTATGAGTTTAATCAATATAAATCTAAGCCAAAAAAGACAACTTTAGAAAATATATCTTTGTGTTGCAATGACTCAAATTTTGAAATAATGCAAAAAACTTTTAAAGAAGCACTAATTGTTGCCAACGCTACATGCTTTACTCGTGATATAGTAAATACAGCACCACAAGAGATGCATCCACAATCCATGGTTGAACTAGCTAAAAAATTAGCATCTGACAATTCACTAGAGTGTGATATTCTTCAGGAAAAAGAGCTAGAAGAAGAGGATATGGGTGCTATGCTAGCAGTTGGTCGTGCCTCTGTTCATGGAAGTGCATTAATACATCTGTCATATAAGCCTGCTAATCCTAAAAAAATAATCTCTCTTGTTGGTAAGGGTCTAACTTATGATAGTGGCGGATTAAGTCTTAAGCCTGCAACATCAATGGTAACTATGAAAATGGATAAAGCTGGAGCATGTGCAGTTATGGGGATGATAAAAGCAGCAAGCGAATTAAAACTTGATGTTGAGATTCATGCTTTTATTGGAGCAGTTGAGAATATGGTTGGCGGAAACGCATACAAACCTGATGATATATTAGTTTCACGTAGCGGAACCACAATAGAAGTTAGAAACACTGATGCTGAGGGTCGATTAGTTTTAGCAGATGTTTTAACTTATGCTCAAGATAAAGTCAAAGCTGACTATATATTTGATTTTGCAACACTTACAGGTGCATGTATGGTTGCTCTTGGCCAGTATACAACCGGCATAATGGGACACTCTAAAAAAGTAAAACATGACTTTTTAAAAGCTGGAACTAAATCTGGTGAATTAGTTGGTTCTCTTCCATTCAACAGACATCTTAAAAAACTTCTAAAAAGTGAAATAGCAGATATTTCAAATGTTTCTTCAAAACCTTATGGCGGAGCTATAACAGCCGGTCTTTTTTTAGATAAGTTTATACAAGATGACATGAAAGATAAATGGATGCATTTTGACATAGCTGGATCAGCATACACAGAAGCTCCATGGGACTGTAATGTACATGGGGCAACTGGTGCTGGCGTGCGTATGGTGAGTCACTATTTAAAAAATATTTAA
- a CDS encoding cytochrome c3 family protein — protein sequence MKPSILVIPIVILMACNYLQAENKQAQSIQNVYKHSKEELKNKCDTCHDMREGNKYFHMPVKIGTCTACHNVNTDTKDLLRIKESPEMCILCHSAKRATYYKDKYQHPAIKQKGCTGCHDPHSGERKFRLKHDKRKDLCLSCHTEKKEWISSVKNKHGAIFLEDGGCFFCHDPHGTNRPKMLKAPTSKDLCLSCHNKPLKRDEDGKMLLNMKEHLDNNSKWHGPIITGNCVGCHNPHGSNNHRMLKGPYPSKSIAKFKPESYFCFICHDSEKITQASTTTFTNFRRNDKNLHTIHVKKSSIVCGTCHEFHAVKKQIPLLKEKTTFAGTKFSLNYIKNIDGGSCNPICHNKREYKRGIEARK from the coding sequence ATGAAACCTTCAATATTAGTGATACCAATTGTAATTTTAATGGCTTGTAATTATTTACAAGCTGAAAATAAACAAGCCCAAAGTATTCAAAATGTTTACAAACATTCAAAAGAGGAACTAAAAAACAAGTGTGATACATGTCATGATATGCGTGAAGGAAATAAGTACTTCCATATGCCTGTAAAAATAGGAACTTGTACTGCATGCCATAATGTTAACACTGATACAAAAGACCTACTTAGAATAAAAGAATCTCCTGAAATGTGCATATTATGTCATTCCGCTAAAAGAGCTACTTATTACAAAGACAAATATCAGCACCCCGCCATTAAACAAAAAGGCTGCACAGGCTGTCACGATCCACATTCTGGTGAACGTAAATTTAGACTAAAACATGATAAAAGAAAAGATCTATGCCTTAGTTGTCATACAGAAAAAAAAGAGTGGATTAGCAGTGTTAAAAATAAACATGGTGCAATATTTTTAGAAGATGGCGGATGTTTCTTTTGTCACGATCCACATGGCACAAATAGACCAAAGATGTTAAAAGCTCCAACATCAAAAGATTTATGCCTTTCATGTCATAACAAGCCACTAAAAAGAGACGAAGATGGTAAAATGCTTCTAAATATGAAAGAGCATTTGGATAACAACTCTAAGTGGCACGGTCCAATTATTACTGGAAATTGCGTAGGATGTCACAATCCACATGGTTCTAACAATCATAGGATGCTAAAGGGTCCTTACCCCTCTAAAAGCATAGCAAAATTTAAACCTGAGAGTTATTTCTGTTTTATTTGTCATGATAGTGAAAAGATAACTCAAGCCTCTACTACAACATTTACAAATTTTAGAAGAAATGATAAGAACCTTCATACCATACATGTAAAGAAATCCTCAATTGTATGTGGAACCTGTCATGAGTTTCATGCTGTAAAAAAGCAAATACCTCTACTTAAAGAGAAAACAACATTTGCAGGAACAAAATTTTCTTTAAACTATATAAAAAATATAGATGGCGGTTCATGCAACCCAATTTGCCACAATAAAAGAGAATATAAAAGAGGGATTGAGGCTAGAAAATAG